The sequence below is a genomic window from Haematobia irritans isolate KBUSLIRL chromosome 3, ASM5000362v1, whole genome shotgun sequence.
CACAaactatttttttctgattcaatcacgaaattaattgatcaaattttttgattgaaaggtcttcaataacgaaaattatagtatcaatcgcagttttaattggacataaaaaaataattaatttcatgagcaaatttcaattctttaattgattcaattaaaaatttaattgatgttgattgaaaaactcaataaattttcttaattaaaaacgtagctattttcaattactgtcTTAAtgtgactttgtgtttttagtttgattaaaagattgattgtttgaaataaatttgtaattaaaaattggaaaaaatccaTCGCCATTCTTAACtggcttagtcttccgagtttgattaaaaagttaattgtatcaattaattttttaattaaaaattaaaaaacaatcaaTCTTTGACCTAATTAACTTAATGGTTCcaccttgattaaaaatttaattgtatcaattagtttattaatttaaatttttttcaacttcaactttttaattgaaaatatttttttcagtttttttttctgtgtgtgaattgaaaacttttgcggtattttgccaaataatttttaaattttcttttaatgatttttaatgcattctaacacagaaaaacattttatttttcatgttagcctgataccgaaacagacgattataacgtccaaatgcatgatattttaattttacaattaattatttttcgagccttATGGACAAATTACATCAAGGAATTTGATcattttcacgaacattttttcaaattaaagtcttaattgagttttaaaaaatattcatgaaGCAagcatcaatcacaaaattaatagtatcaattaattttttaaatggatcaattaaatttttaattgatccaattaaaattgaatacatttcaattaaaaaattaattggatcaattaatttcgtgattgaaccagattttttttttgtgtgaacgcTTGACTAAATCGTTTGACctctaatattttcaaaaattcacaatttaccTAACATGGATTTAgccttttttcgacaaaatttaaataatttgcaccattttaattcttactttgtttttttttttatctatttgaataaaaaaggtaaaattactcattaaaaatagggaaaaagcgagttttaaaaaatttaattaaaagaactgcctgtgtagttaaaataaagaacacctttgggaggacatttttggaagtgcttttaaagttgtgcccttagaaaaacttccaaatttttttgctgggtgattaAATGTTAGTCAGATATTGGAGgcggaaaattatttatttttatagtctaAAATTAGATTGATTGAAATGAAACGAAAATATACAAACGTTTACAGATGTTCCAAAAGTATAGTCAAATCACcgtcatttaaattaaaatcacacgatttttcttaaattgtttgtatttatttaaattctaatttaatataaaaaaatatatataccgtGAGAAAACAACAATAGGCGATAAAGTAAACAACTCTGTGCTTCGATAtattaacttaaatttccaattatttacatttcacatttttgtttctttctctCTGTTTCATTTTCTTGTTTTTCCCCCCTATCATACCTTGGGGcgtataattgttttaaattttcaatgtgaatgTGATCACCTAGTCGTATGAGTTTGTGCATGTATGGGACAGAAACAATACGCACCATGGTGTATATTTCGAGAGCATCGTGAACTGATCACCTAGACGTATGAGTTTTGTGCGTGTATAGTCTATGGGGCAGAACCCATACGCACCATGGTCGGTACTTTAAGAGCATCTAAACGTTGCAATCGTTTACGTTTCATATCGACCGGAAGTGCTTGCGTCTTAGGAGCTAACATGACTATGGCACCGCTTTTACTTGGCGGTGGTGTTGAATTTATAACAGCCTGCATTAGTGTATTGGTACTATtagctgctgctgttgctgcgGCCATGTGATAATGGCCGGTCTGTCGAAATAGTTTTTGTCGTATACTCGGTCTTTTAATGCGTAAATCTTTGTGGGCATAATGTGATGTATTTCGTGAAGAAGATGGTGATGTTAGATATGACGATGGTGCTAATGTTGATTCGTTTAGGCCATCTAAATTTCTGTGTTTTCGATGTTTGCGATGATCTTTAGTTTTTAGTGGCCTTGAGGTTTTTGTGAGTTCTATGGATGTTTCGGATGATAATTCTTTTCGATTGATCTCATTGATGTATTCCAAAACAGTTTCATTGGATGATTGTCTTCGATCGTTGGTTTTTCTGTGAGCTTTATGTGTCTTCTTGGCTTCCAATTCTTGTTTGTTCTTTAGGGCAACTTCTTCGAGATATTTTTCCTGGAAACccaagaaccaaaaaaaaaaatcaataaatttaattttaatttcaatttaatttagtttaatttaatttaatttaatttatttaatgaaattgaatGGAATGAAacgaattgaaatgaaatgagagAAGGTTagatgaattgaattttaaataattaattgaccaAAAATATCTGCAATACTATACTTACAAATAGAGCTCTTTTAGCTTTATCACGTTTGGCCAAGACTACAACCCATGCTGCAAATGAAAGCATTATACCAGCCGGCACTAGTATTCTAGCCAAAAGGCCAGATTTTCTTATCCATGCTTGATAAATGGCACAAAATATCACCAAAGAAGCCAATATTACAGCCACCAAACGTCCATTAGCTTTACGTTCCTCCTGAAATTACAATATAGTCATATATTGTTTTTAATATGATTAtgccatatagaaataaagttggatATTGGTAAatatttatgtgtttttttttatattttctaacaCTTAGTCACgaataaaatattctagaatTTGGAagtaaaaatgaaaaacattaaacagTCTATTACGATCTGACGAAGCCATAAAAAATCATAGACAGACATAGACTATCTTCAAACGAACACATCACAAGAATGCTCTAACTTTTATGGGTGATTGAGAAAATTCTGTGGATCAGCCTCTTTTGTTTATAGAATTGTTTACATTAATTGTTTTGGTATATGTGCTCCATTAAATGCATTCATTTCCATGTAGTCTAAGTCCaaacatgaaaaataaataaatcattttttttatacccaccaccatagaatggtgatgggggtttaataagtttgtcattccgtttgtaacacatccaaatattgatttccgactattgtataaagtatatatattcttgatcagggaaaaattctaagacgacccagcaaacaaatttggaagttcttccaaaggcacaactttaaaagcacttccagaagatgcacacccaatgatgttctttattttaactacccaggaagttcttttaattaaattatttatatcttggttttttcatacttttaatgggtaattttaacaaatcatttaaattttgtcgaaaaagatGCTaacccaatctgaaaaaattgtgaattttttaaaataacaggttggctggtaagtccccggtctaacaaagaaaaacacattttttttgtcaaaattcgtttttattattcaacgtagttcccttcaagagcgatacaacgattataatgaccttccaatttttggataccattttggtagtactccttcggttttgcctcaaaataggtctcagtttcggcgatcacctcttcgttgcagccaaattttttccctgcgagcatccttttgaggtctgagaacaagaaaaagtcgctggggccagatctggagaatacggtggttggggaagcaattcgaagcccaattcatgaatttttgccatcgttctcaatgacttgtggcacggtgcgttgtctgggtggaacaacacttttttcttcttcatatggggccgttttgccgcgatttcgactttcaaacgctccaataacgccatataatagtcactgttgatggtttttcccttctcaagataatcgataaaaattattccatgcgcatcccaaaaaacagagaccattactttgccagcggacttttgagtctttccacgcttcggagacggttcaccggtcgctgtccactcagccgactgtcgattggactcaaggagtgtagtgatggagccatgtttcatccattgtcacatatcgacgggaaaactcgggtgtattacgagttaacagctgcaaacaccgctcagaatcatcaacacgttgttgtttttggtcaaatgtgagctcgcgcggcacccattttgcacagagcttccgcatatccaaatattgatgaataatatgaaccatttgaaggttggtactatataaaaataatatgcatttaatactagcgacgccatctatgtgtcagaccggggacttatcagccaacctgttagaggtattttaggactacaaACAGGCGTGTAGAAAATGgtctgtattggtccatgttttggtataggccccatatagatagaccgatatcccgattttacttcttgggcttttagaaaccgtattttctattcgatttacctgaaattggaaatctagaggtattttaggaccacaaagaggtgttcggaaaatggtgtgtatcggtccatgctttgctatagctcccatatagcccTTTCTATCGATCGgaacttttatccgatctgcctgaaattcaaaatcgagaggtattttgggttcacaaataaatgtgctgaatatggtgtgtatcggtctacggtttggtatagcccccatatagcccgatctcccgatttgacttcttgggcttctagacacaattttttaatatatattttttttttttttttattgtatggcTTGGGGTAGGTCAAATAAGTGAAGGTGCTGGCATATTACATATTACAAACATTCATTTAAGTACCAGAGATAAGAACTTCAGTGAATTGGATCCGATTTCATAGCAACTACGGTTTTTTCTTGttcttagaaaaaattattggaacAAATTTTGCATTGTGTAATTCACGCATATAAGTCCACAAATATTTGAACTTTTTAtggatacaaataaataaaaaaaatatgctcCTTTACTAGAATTAAAAAGTAAGATTATCCAAAATTTGATGTTGGaaacaaatttacatttattagTGTTCGCAaagttcaaaaaattattttgtttttaattttattattatttagatgcaccaaaaataaattattaacgaATAAATAAATGCTTAAAACTTTAAAACTAATTATCAGacgactacacgcaaaaaaataatttttttctcccaaacgaaattttagaaaaagatcgtttctcatttgcttttcgctgtaaataagtttatttggaggaaaagtaaatactttttgttagaaacgtttatttttttcctggatgtaaaacaatttgttaattactaactcaaaaaaagagaaacttttctggctaattgcattttccctcacatctttctcacttccacaaggTTTTTGTAGTTCTtaacatctttttctgtaatacatatatttttttttttaaattttacctttcgcctagacggagaatcgaaccgcggaccatacaatttataagccaacacactatccactgtgctacgtagctgttattgtcaccaACAGAAAAacagttatattaatatagcatagtaTTCGGCACCCACGAGCCgcttaaataaactttatttaacataaaTATACATTTGGGCACCCTGCAGCAATGGttagtacgtccgccttgcataccaagaaaaacaaaaacaaaccaaaaagttttttttttatttttatttatttatttagaaaaggatagtgcttgatataaacgaaatggactgtgtttttggttcaaaaataatgtttttattgtaataataaaaatgattttttttgtgataggagtttaaaattttcgaagaaattccaaaaaactcttaacaaaacaaaaaaacgttttcggtacatgttTTCCAAAAGTTTGTTTTTGCGTGTATTTTTTCATAGATTTTATGCAACCTTTCTAGATTGAATagtaaattcatattttttcaagctcgaggccttttgcaattttttttattttgttcccaAAATTCCTCGATTACtacaaattaaacatttttttagtttagataattctaaatattaaatacttttaattaataatttacaaTAGTACTATACAATGATATTATTTGatgaattgtaaatttttcttagaCTTACTTAAATTATAAAAAGGTTTAATACTGCACAGTTCAATTTTGTGTAGAATTGAGCAGCATAAATATGCTATAATTAAAAcatagtttttttatttgtaatattttttatataatttgagatgattgtctttaaaatttgtGGCCTTAGTTTAACCCTTGaatgcacaagatcaccgattcctccgaaaaaaatatatattatacaaaatgGGTAAAAAAGAACATCTGCACACCACATTCtttccaaaaaaatgtgtttttttaattgtcttAAAAATTCAGTGCACATTAAACTAAAGTTATTTTTACATTACATCGTTTTTTTCAACATTACTTtcatctctggtaaatattatttaacttccaatttgtaattttttttttttttgaatttcttgtcaaaatttgattttcaattttgactgcagattaTTCAGAAGTATTACAAACTTTccggaaaaacatttttttaaaacaagtaagtagaaagtcgggcggggccgactatattataccctaaaccacccttactgaattagtaatcataagcatttgcggggtaacattgatataggtctgggagataaaccccaGTTGcatatataagaaatttaaggggtacatgtttatgggtgctttgtctcaatctgactatagctcgaagtcagtgttgccagggaaaatgttcggtttaccctacaaggacaaaaaaggttccctactttcccatacattcccaaacaattttccctaaaatattttcgttaaatttaaacaaattttacaaaacaaaaatggttctaagtactttgtatgcaacgtatataacctagaaattaaatttgtattaccaccacggttgccgcagttagtagaattctaccaaaaatagtaattctttttgttaaatctctatagaaataaaattttggaaaaagtttctatacaaattcttttgagaaatttttctatagaaataaaattttgatataaaaattctatagaaataaaattttgagaaaaaattccatagaaataacattatgaaattttttttatagaaataatattttaaaaaaaaaattctatagaaatacaaattttctatagaaataaaatgttgacaaaattttctacaggaatacaattttgacaaaaatttctatagaaatatttgtttggtagatttgtggtaatcttcaatatttgtatttggcacgagtggtaactgttgtcaccacacattgttaaagatcaagccttgccggcttctaatttcctcctctagagccaccaaaatgtaaaaattattacaaattgtgttgagcgaaaatttccctacattgtggccctacgtccctacaagacgctaaatattagaaaaaaaacctacatatacggaatttcccctacttctagcaacactggctgtagttgatattgcacctacggagttagtatgccactaacattgagcccattattaaaaaagagaaaaccgctcaattagtgtgggtaataaatccaaatttgtaaaatcgagccatattcttatgtaagagctacaactacgtataaaaacgatcggctagtacatcaaaatttgaaatttggccacattggttaataaataagagtattatgtccaaatttgggaaaatcgagcgatgcatatatatggaagctacatgtaaatctgaactaatttgcataatattttgcgggtttgattaataccacaaaaggttaccttgtgcaaaatttgattaagaTCAGTtatgaaatgaggcctctatggtcaaacataaggttattaggggcaaatttttcaaaatcgagcgatacatatatgggagctatatctacatctgaacctatttcaatgaaattttgcacataccgttagtaatttagaggactggatctagccaactttgagtaagatcggttgataaataaaggttctatggccaaatttgggaaaatcgggctatgcatatatatgggagctatatctcaatctgaaccgatttcgatgattttttgcacatatagttagtgctatagaagattacatttaaccaactttgagtaagatcggttgataaataagggttttatggccaatttagaaaaatcgggcggtacatatatatgggagctatagctaaatctgaaccgatttcgatggaatttttcagacttaaagggcgaTGCAGAAGCTTATTTTgtactaaatttgacgacgatcgattagtaaaaaagtgcaacgtgaccccatttgtcgaaatcgggcgatacatatatatgggagctatatctaaattcaatagcgttcgtccgtgtgcccaaaaaacacactgtaccaaatttcatcaaaatcggttaataattgcgaccggaatcctgtgaacaacaaatacatggacagacggacggatggacaccaagcgctagatcgactcaggaggtgattctgagtcgatcggtatatattttgtggggtctaaaatcaatatttctggtaagcacattttttggcagatcaaacttattataccctgaccactatgtggtttagggtataaatagt
It includes:
- the LOC142231901 gene encoding uncharacterized protein LOC142231901, with product MIEDIKLPNTSHNGHNSPTHSKSPSISSSTTTEACRKRLESLADEEIIQNNLKELMDKKNREERKANGRLVAVILASLVIFCAIYQAWIRKSGLLARILVPAGIMLSFAAWVVVLAKRDKAKRALFEKYLEEVALKNKQELEAKKTHKAHRKTNDRRQSSNETVLEYINEINRKELSSETSIELTKTSRPLKTKDHRKHRKHRNLDGLNESTLAPSSYLTSPSSSRNTSHYAHKDLRIKRPSIRQKLFRQTGHYHMAAATAAANSTNTLMQAVINSTPPPSKSGAIVMLAPKTQALPVDMKRKRLQRLDALKVPTMVRMGSAP